TCCTGCAACTTCTCTGGCAAGGGTTGCAGCTGCTGCTGCTTTTTGCGTGTAGTTTCTGCTTCTTTTTCAGATTGCTTCTTCTCACGTCGCATCATTAGTGTACGGAAGCGCCGTTTCACGGTTAGGCAAACGTTACATGTACATGATGGTTTGTGCTTGGGGCCTTTCCCACTTGGGGGCTGGATGCACACAATGCATGAGCAACCAGGTCTATGTCGGGGGTGTTTCGTGGTCGCCTGAGCTGATGCTGGGAGGGAGTCACTTTCTCCCAAAATAGCTAGATTAGCGAGGGTGTCAAGACCCTCAAGAGCTTCCACATTCTCCACATCCTGTTTAGCAGCCTTCATTTTCTTAGACGCAGCTGTTCAATCACAGTAGGACACATTACAGTTTTAGCTTTAACACTAAAATGCATATCCCAATATCACAcgaaaacttttaattaaaaattgaGTGACATGCCCCACAGCTTAAACAAGTTAAACTCCAAATTCATCATACGTGGCAGGATGGGGAACagaaaacaataataaaataccATCTCCAGCAATCTCTACCTGAAACAGTCGGCAGCAGATCTTGACGTTCTTCTGAAGTTAATTCTTGAGCTGCAGAACAGGAAGATCTGCAAGCAATTTTTTAACAGATTAACAGAAAACCAGATACTGTAAATCTGTAACTCATAGGTCAATTTGACTTTTCACAAAGTCGTAACGTAACAAGTTTGAAGATTCCCCCAAAAGAAATGCAGGCAGAGAAGCAATGAAATCTTAATAGCTCATTTGAAATTGTATCTTTGTTAAGAGAGTTTTTGCGTCCCTAATTGTTGGGGGAAGGTTTTATTGAGAAAGTTCACCGCGCTTAACAGCAGACTTGAGCCTTAAGAGAAAAAGGAGCATATCTATTTTGCCTAATTATATTAGAGCGAGATAAGATTAAGGAGAAGAGGCACATAACTATCGCATCCAATAATATTTGGAAGTGAGATGTAAAGTTTATGTGCCAAAACAGAATTATCATCACAACAATACATGCAGGATGGCGGCTAATACCTTTGTGGGTCCCATGAATTATCAGAACAAGTCCATTTAGTAGGGGGAACAAGGGCATCAGCAGGCAATTTGCGCAATTTGAAACAATCTTCACATTGAACCCATTGAACCTTTTCACTGATACAAATAAAAAAGCATTTAAGCTTGTGTTAACCCATAGCCACAAAAATAACACCACTCTGAAGCATGAAATGACTCAAATAAGAACTAGCTCATagaatcttaaaaaaaatatgtatacaGATATCGGAGCTCAAAGCCAAGCAATTTACCCATTGTTAGTTGAAAAAATAGTTGGTTTCCCAAGTACTGGGGCATCCTGTAATGACAATAACCAGAGTTAGTAATCAGCCCTAGACCCCAAATTTTATATTTGCAAAACCCACACACACACactcattataaaaatataagtttGGAGTTTAACACTGTAAAGTTTAAAGGGCAGGACTCGGGAAAAATGAATGATAGGCAGATGGTATTACAATAATAAACACAATAAAATTTGGCTGTTCATATAGTTCTTTCCATTTGCTTGCTTCTAGAAACTAATCAGTACAAACAGAAGTTTATGTAAAATGTAATGATAGtaatattcaaaataaaataaaaacttgaATATAGAAAAAAAGAACTACAAGATGTCATATTAGGTTTTATCAAGTTTACTTTCTACCACGACACTCTAGAACCCACCATATGACTCATGCTTCATTAGCAAAACAAAAGCCATGGTAAAGCCATTCTAGAACAGCACAGTTATGAACAGCAGAACTTTGAGTGCAAGCAACCTCCATCTTCCTTGCTAGCATATATATGGAATACTTCAATATCAAAAAACAAAAACTTGGCAATGACATATCTTTCTAGAATAGAACTAAATTCAGTACCTCATATTCCTCAAACTCAAAGCCTTCAATCACTATAACACTCGGAACGTGATTGGTAGGAGGACAAAGCAGCCCTTGAGCTTCTTCCCATGTTAGCTTCAGCTCCATCATGTCTTCATTTTCAATTCTAAGGCGCTTACTCTTAGAACCTAAAGTACTACTCTTCCTCTTTCTAGAGATCAACGCTTTTCCTCCTACAACTTCTTTTGCTATGTATCCAGACTTGTCAACTTTTGACCAACAACTAGGATCAGCCAGTTCCACCTGGTTGATTGATGAAAAGCTAGGTAATACTGAGCTAAGATTTAAAAGACGAATAAAAATAAACTTAAGTAGATCTACTTTGAAATACTAACATCTCCGCGTGCTGAAACTCCATTTGCATTCTTGTTTGTTTCATTCTCCTGCCAATTAAAGCAATTAGAAAAAGTAAATAGTATGCTGACATTATTGACAGTACACCAAATAGAGATATCCATGCtaaaacctagaaattttacaaCACAAGATGATAAGCTCAGCTGAAATGCATGCTTTACTCAGTAGTTAAGTTGATGAACATTGAATAGAACAAAACCAAGACCAATGTGAGCTAGAAGTGCATTTGGTGCACATGACTAGAATATATCGGATTGAATTGGGATAAAGTCAATATTTTCTTGTAAGTGGTGCAGTATTGAATTGAATAAAGACTAATTTTTCTATAAATTAATACttagtattttattttacttttccttacgttttttctaaaaataaaaaacttccTACAAAACAGGATCTACTAGCATTGGAACTTGAAATAGAAGTGAGACCCTACTACTTTTGAGAGCTCACACATTTGGATGAGATAAATAATCCCACACAAATTGTTTAAGAGTGCTGTCTGGTTTCTCTTTTATTATTTCAAACAAATCCAGCAATTATACACAAATTTAAAATACAGAAACAGAATAAAGAAACTTAGTTCCTTCTACATTTCATGGCAAATTATTGCAATTGCATTATCTTCCAACTTAACATTATAACAAAGTTTCATATCCAGGTATGAATATATTGAAGCCTTCTTTAACAACACCACCCATGGACAATCAGAATAAACGTAATGGACGGTGAATTGAGAAAAGGTCAAACCTGATCTGATGGTGGGGCTGCTGAGGCCTTCCTGAACCCCATGACTAGTTTTCCTTCAGGCTCTAAACGACTAAACGTGACTGCGACAAAAGAACAGCACTCAGACCCAAAGTGGGAGAATCAAAGAACCAGATGCTATAATATAAGCTGACACTACATGCACTAGAAAAATGATATACATATACTGAGCTTAAAATGAGAATCTTTGAGACCACTACACTGCAGCAGTTAACACTTTAATATTTGACCAGATATTCTATCAATGTTATTAAGTACACAAGGACCCAGTAAATCCAAGACAGCAGTAACCAAATCCAACAAACCTAAAAAGAAAAATGAATGGGTACTTGCTGAGCTAAATCATTATTAAAGTGTTTATCCGTCCATATTCAGAAGTAACAATCAACTCCATACTTATAAATTCAATATTTTCCCAAGTGGCAGCAGTTGATTACCTATGTCACCAGCTTGTAATTGCATGGACTGTATGCAAGGGGTAACTCCCTCCAGAACATACATTCTGCTATTGTTATTAGGCCAGAAGCGAAactgaaatatccattccttgcCTTTTGCATCCTGGACCTTAAGAGGTAATCCTTCAGGCTGAGAAATTGGAGGAAAGTAGGCCTGCCACATGGAAAACGCATTATTTGCATAAAAACATATAAGCTAAATCACATATCATATGCCTAAAAAGAGAATGTGGTGAAAATACTAAGCCAGAGTGATCTTTAGTGTTGCAAATAATGAAACATGCATCATGTCAATTCAGTTTTCAAGCCACAAATTAGAACAAAGCAGTCTAATAATTGACCTGACAGGAAAgacaaaaaataataaagtggAGGAGAAGAGACCAACAATATactaaaattaatagaaaaataacACACGAAAAAATTCATCAGACTTGGTGCACCCAACTCTAAGCATACGTACAAGGTCAAAAATTATCATGATGAATGGTAATGATACATATCAATTAACTAACCCATCTAACCCACCAGCAGGGACTAAAAAATGTATTTAACTTTCAAACAATTGGTGTGTTTACCACCTCTAAAAACCAAAGATTTTTCTTTTGGCACTCCATAAAACCAAAGTTACATTCCACTTAATAACATAAAAACTCACCTCTGCACATTTTTTTGGCAGTACAAGACGTCCAATTCGTCCAGCGTCACTTGCACTTAACATTTTCTCAAACAACGGAGTGATTACAGAATTTGAACTTAAATATGGTTAAGGCGTATGGTTTGGTGATCTTAGAACACGTTAATACaagagaattgctaaggggcacCAGTGGTGCCCAACAACACAAGAAGGAACACTCATAATACAAGCCTAGCAAGGACAGGTATAAATTCCTAGAAAATGTTGCAGCTCTTGATTATGAGTGTTCCCAGCAACACTCATAATACAAGCCTAGAAAATGTTCCTAGGAGAACATCTAAAATTtacaaataagaaaataaaacaaaaggatACTCTCCAGTTATTTGTTGTAGCTCTTGATCAGTAAATCTAGGCCAATACCGAGGAAGTAATTGATTTCTTCCTCTGGCATCTGCCCGAGGCCTTGCATTGCGAATATGAGTTTCACCAGATGGGTCAACCCCGTTCTGTAGAAATTGTTTTGACAAGGAAGGAGGGGTTGGCCGCAAATTTGTTCCAGAaaccactagttgatcatttgtTTCAATTGGACCGGAATAGGGTACAATCATACCAAATTGGGGAGTAGATGGATCCTCCTTTAGAGAAGAAGAATGTTGAGACATACTCAAACATGAACTAATTTGCTCCTCACAATTCTTTCCTGTATAAATACGTTCAAAACAAGTATGTTAGCCACTTCTATAGTATCAAATCAAAATTAAGAACTCATACAAATACCCTTATTCTTTCCACTGCATACTGAAGAGCATGAAAGTTAGTACCTGTGATCCCATTTTCATGTATCTCTTGGGCACCAAGCTTCAGGCAACCATTGTGTAATCTTTCAGATAAatcctcaatttttctcttctccAAGGAACAAGTAGATATCCTTTCATGTATCTCTTGGGCACCAAGCTTCAGGCAACCATTGTGTAATCTTTCAGATAAATCCTCAATTTTGTTCTTGTCCAAGGAACAAGTAGATATCCTTTCTACATTACCAAGTTTGTTTATTGCACTTGAAATGTCAACTTCAAAAGGAACCCTTGGCTGCATTTCAGATGATGGAATAGACGAACTAAATAAGCTAGGGGCTTGCCGCCAAGGAACAGGACCTGATCCAGCCAACTGATTCCAGTTTTTCGTCATAGAcaagtctttgagtctttcagaTGGGAAAAGGAAAGATTGGGCCCATGTTGGATTTGACGTCTGAAGTACACAGTACAGAATACTAAGTTGcatgataatattttttttgtattaaaaaaagGCTTATAAAACCAACTGGTCGAAGTAAACAATTAATTTCACGcacttttttataaaaaaatttagctcaaaattaaaataaataagcaACTTTTACATGCTCATATATGCAACCATAAATAAAACTATATCATTTGTTGCAATAAAAAGAATTGAACGTATAGGTAAATTTCTTCCTACCAAAAAGACATTTTTCCTTGCACAGGTAATACATTCAATTCCTCCAGGGTCCAATAATGTAAAGGCATGAATAGAAACAATACATCCACAATGAATCCGCTGCAAAGAAAATACAACCAATATAAGATGTAAATATCCAGAACCGAAGTAACTTTTCTTCTTTTAATAGTATTATACATTTATAATAAAACTATGTAATTAGTCACAAAATTTCTAGCAACCTTTCCACAAGATTCACAACACCTCCAGCCAGAAGCATTTCCATGGAAAGTCTCACAGAATCTTCCTTCCTCAAAAGCAGAACTTGAGCAAAACAGAAGTAAATTAAGTTTTGGAGCAAATCATGCTTAAACATACAATTGACACAAATTTGAAAGAGAGAGAAATTAGTACAGAGTACGCAAATTATAATAAAACCATAATGTTTCAAACTATAAAGAAACAACGTCtataaagtttaaataaaataaagcctCGGTGTGATTACAATATACTTGAAATGCCAAAGAAATTAGACGTTCTATCATCAAACAGCAAAGAAAATACAAAAGGTAGAGAAAATATAACCAACTGTGCGTAAGAGCTGAGAATAATaagttactatatatatatatatatatattccagtGACCCGCATATTCTCTTACTCCTGAGTATATAACATTTGCAAAAATATTGCTTCACAAGTTCCCTTTTACAAGCAGAAAAGGcagcaaaaaaaaaagtaaaaaaaaaaaacagaactaCCAAGATGAAGGAATATTGCAGTCAACATAGCACAGTCAACAAAGTCAAAGTCCAATTTCAATTCTTAACCATTTGCCACCCCCACTATTGTTAGAATGATAATTAAAggattgacaccaatttatcaccTAAAAGGGAATTGAGTGCGCATATCAGGTTACTTTCCAGTCTCGTACTAAAAATCTTAACAACCTCATAACCCAATACAGACTCAAAGATGTGAAGGTAAACATAATTGTGTTCGGATTAATTGATCTTCAGCAAACTCCGACAAAACTAAGGAAGAATCATAAAATCAAATGAAGCACAATTTAAAAGTAACGAAAAAACATTTGTGATATATATTTGCCAGGTGTTGACTAGATACCTAAAACTAAGTAAAAGCCATACTAATCACAAGCAAAATGTCACATCGATCCTTCTCCACATTCACTGGAGCACTGGATTTCAAAAGGTAGAAAACAGCGTCAAAGAAGAATACCCATCACAGTGAATTTCCATAGCTCTTTTAATTCGAAAAGAGAAAGGGACGCACAAATTGAAATAAGGCAAATTTCTTCAAGACCCGTGATCGTGCTTGATACACCCCAAATCCCGAAACGCAAAACAAAGaagtaaaaaaagaaaaatggtATCTTAAAGCCAAACTCCCCAAATAAACATTTTAATCAGACCTAATCTTCGTTACCAAACCGGCTAATAGCACCATAACCAACTCTCAATTCAGTAAATTACTCCCAATACCCACAAGTAAAACCCTAAACCTCACCGAAATTCAAACTCAAACAGACCACCAAAATCAAAATCACTTTCCACAGTTCAAGCAAAGAgggaggaaaaaaaaaaaagtaaaaccaCACAACAAGCCAAATAGAACAGCCGAAATAAAACTGTACTTACGCGCATCGATCACAAAGGTCAGCTAACTCTCCGGTGCGGAGGCGCCATCCCTTTCTGGAGCGCTCCGGTTTCAATTCCTTACACTCAGAATTGTAGCAGACCTTAGGAGCCGGCGACGAAGACGAGGCAGTCGACATCGAAGCTCGTACAACTCTCACTCAAGTCTCTAgagaaataaaaaacaaaataaaacccCCTTACATAAAACCCTAGAAATCCAGCACCACCATCAGAGAGCTCTTTAAAGAGCAGAAACCAGAATACGGTCTTCGCAACCTGATC
This genomic interval from Humulus lupulus chromosome 8, drHumLupu1.1, whole genome shotgun sequence contains the following:
- the LOC133794154 gene encoding B3 domain-containing protein Os07g0563300, with protein sequence MSTASSSSPAPKVCYNSECKELKPERSRKGWRLRTGELADLCDRCASAFEEGRFCETFHGNASGWRCCESCGKRIHCGCIVSIHAFTLLDPGGIECITCARKNVFLTSNPTWAQSFLFPSERLKDLSMTKNWNQLAGSGPVPWRQAPSLFSSSIPSSEMQPRVPFEVDISSAINKLGNVERISTCSLDKNKIEDLSERLHNGCLKLGAQEIHERISTCSLEKRKIEDLSERLHNGCLKLGAQEIHENGITGKNCEEQISSCLSMSQHSSSLKEDPSTPQFGMIVPYSGPIETNDQLVVSGTNLRPTPPSLSKQFLQNGVDPSGETHIRNARPRADARGRNQLLPRYWPRFTDQELQQITGDSNSVITPLFEKMLSASDAGRIGRLVLPKKCAEAYFPPISQPEGLPLKVQDAKGKEWIFQFRFWPNNNSRMYVLEGVTPCIQSMQLQAGDIVTFSRLEPEGKLVMGFRKASAAPPSDQENETNKNANGVSARGDVELADPSCWSKVDKSGYIAKEVVGGKALISRKRKSSTLGSKSKRLRIENEDMMELKLTWEEAQGLLCPPTNHVPSVIVIEGFEFEEYEDAPVLGKPTIFSTNNGEKVQWVQCEDCFKLRKLPADALVPPTKWTCSDNSWDPQRSSCSAAQELTSEERQDLLPTVSAASKKMKAAKQDVENVEALEGLDTLANLAILGESDSLPASAQATTKHPRHRPGCSCIVCIQPPSGKGPKHKPSCTCNVCLTVKRRFRTLMMRREKKQSEKEAETTRKKQQQLQPLPEKLQDDTVTNNNNNAPNSPKRHIDVLEISDDDPSKVKSSTSPFKGQIDLNIQPEREEELSPSSDSGSMMKLLHDATERYLKQHRVSGSGCNENPSGNVLRCDGDETMGEKHTNGINLGTNHHNADEDRPATLSITASLSSTPAG